In the genome of Notamacropus eugenii isolate mMacEug1 chromosome 5, mMacEug1.pri_v2, whole genome shotgun sequence, one region contains:
- the SCRN3 gene encoding secernin-3: MELTSCDTFVALPPATIGNRVIFGKNSDRVFDEVQEIIYFPAAFHGPGRKLECTYIEIEQATETYAVILSRPSWLWGAEMGANEHGVCIGNEAVWGREAVQEEEALLGMDLVRLGLERADTAEKAVNTIVELLEKYGQGGNCSESMVFSYHNSFLIADRHEAWILETAGQYWAAEKVEEGVRNISNQLSIATKIDREHPKMREYAKDKGWWDGEKEFNFAAVYAYPNNTWTTSSGRYYEGCKLLNKFKGNMTSETMMEILRDKESGINMEGEFQTTGSMVSILPTDPSLPCIHFFTGTPNPERSVFKPFIFVPNITQLLETNSPTFGHEDPVKKKPRFQSKPDRRHSLYLKHEQALAIIEADEETGKKMLERMRILEKEMLKEMELVLQNKGLDVNRTVNLFSQCVKNEMKIYESNVGFL; this comes from the exons ATGGAACTTACTTCTTGTGACACATTTGTGGCCTTACCTCCCGCAACAATTGGCAATAGGGTTATTTTTGGAAAAAATTCAGATAGAGTTTTTGATGAAGTGCAAGAGATAATTTATTTTCCTGCTGCATTTCATGGCCCTGGAAGAAAACTTGAG TGCACCTATatagaaattgaacaagcaaCAGAAACATACGCTGTTATATTGAGTCGGCCATCTTGGTTATGGGGTGCAGAAATGGGAGCCAATGAACATGGAGTTTGCATTGGTAATGAAGCTGTATGGGGAAGAGAAGCAGTACAAGAAGAAGAGGCATTACTTGGCATGGACCTTGTCAG gctTGGACTTGAAAGAGCTGATACAGCTGAAAAAGCAGTCAATACCATTGTTGAATTACTAGAAAAATATGGACAGGGTGGAAATTGTTCGGAGAGTATGGTATTTAGCTATCACAATAGTTTTCTGATAGCTGATAGGCATGAAGCATGGATTCTCGAGACTGCAGGACAATATTGGGCAGCAGAAAAAGTAGAAG AAGGAGTTCGTAATATTTCCAATCAACTCTCTATAGCAACGAAGATTGACCGAGAGCACCCAAAAATGAGGGAATATGCTAAGGACAAAGGCTGGTGGGATGGGGAAAAGGAATTTAATTTTGCTGCTGTGTATGCCTATCCTAATAATACCTGGACTACTTCATCAGGCAGATACTATGAGGGTTGTAAGCTTCTAAACAAATTCAAAG GAAATATGACTTCTGAAACAATGATGGAAATTCTCCGAGATAAAGAAAGTGGCATTAACATGGAGGGAGAATTTCAGACTACTGGCAGCATGGTTTCTATTCTCCCTACAGATCCCAGCCTTCCCTGTATTCATTTCTTTACAGGAACCCCTAATCCTGAAAG ATCTGTTTTTAAGCCATTCATTTTTGTACCAAATATAACTCAGTTACTAGAAACTAACTCACCAACATTTGGACATGAAGATCCAGTTAAAAAGAAGCCACGTTTTCAAAGTAAACCTGACAGAAGGCATTCTCTTTATCTCAAACATGAACAGGCATTGGCAATAATAGAGGCTGATGAG GAAACAGGCAAAAAAATGCTGGAAAGAATGAGGATACTGGAGAAAGAGATGCTCAAAGAGATGGAATTGGTTCTCCAGAATAAGGGTCTTGATGTGAACCGAACTGTTAACCTTTTTTCTCAAtgtgtgaaaaatgaaatgaaaatttatgagTCAAATGTTGGCTTTCTTTGA